Proteins from a genomic interval of Pseudomonas silesiensis:
- a CDS encoding GGDEF domain-containing protein: MKPPSQTNAIDFDRAKLQRLGFGQQPPRPERSVSLAQMRQQLSQLLQTSLEPQRILGLFFREIQRLVPLDALSYEHKASDLRLEFGECAPHSISFSLNHEGEHLGRLVFRRKQTFSDQEQGNLESILSALLYPMRNTLLYRAATQSALRDPLTDTGNRIAMDQTLQREIEMSRQHLQPLSLLMLDIDHFKHVNDNHGHSAGDEVLKAVAGSIKHQLRNVDMVFRFGGEEFLILLSNTGREAAAMVGERLRFAAQEQEYAADGKSIELTVSLGCSTLLPGESADSLLRRADNALYVAKRAGRNRLAMAG; the protein is encoded by the coding sequence ATGAAACCACCTTCCCAGACCAACGCAATTGACTTCGATCGCGCCAAATTGCAACGCCTGGGCTTTGGTCAGCAGCCCCCCCGTCCGGAAAGGTCGGTCAGCCTTGCGCAAATGCGCCAGCAGCTGAGCCAACTTTTACAAACCAGCCTTGAGCCGCAACGCATCCTCGGGCTGTTTTTTCGCGAGATCCAGCGCCTGGTCCCTCTGGACGCCTTGAGCTACGAACACAAGGCCAGCGACTTGCGCCTGGAGTTCGGCGAGTGTGCCCCTCATTCGATCAGCTTCAGCCTCAACCATGAGGGCGAGCACCTGGGGCGCCTGGTATTCCGCCGCAAGCAGACATTCAGCGACCAGGAACAAGGCAACCTCGAGTCGATACTGTCCGCATTGTTGTATCCGATGCGCAATACCCTGCTCTACCGTGCCGCTACCCAAAGCGCCTTGCGTGATCCGCTGACGGACACCGGTAACCGCATCGCCATGGATCAGACGCTGCAACGGGAGATCGAGATGTCGCGCCAGCACCTGCAACCCTTGTCGCTGTTGATGCTGGACATCGATCACTTCAAACACGTCAACGACAATCACGGGCACAGCGCTGGCGATGAAGTACTGAAGGCGGTTGCCGGCTCGATCAAGCACCAGTTGCGCAACGTGGACATGGTGTTCCGCTTTGGTGGCGAAGAGTTCCTGATTCTGCTTTCCAACACCGGTCGGGAGGCGGCAGCCATGGTCGGCGAGCGATTACGATTTGCGGCGCAGGAGCAGGAATATGCCGCGGATGGCAAATCGATCGAGCTGACGGTCAGCCTCGGCTGTTCGACCCTGTTGCCCGGCGAGTCCGCCGATAGCCTGCTGCGACGGGCCGATAATGCACTGTATGTGGCCAAGCGCGCAGGTCGCAACCGGTTGGCGATGGCGGGGTGA
- a CDS encoding MFS transporter: protein MSHPSQFTLLRTRRFLPFFITQSLGAFNDNIFKQSLILAILYKLAIEGDRSIWVNLCALLFILPFFLFSALAGQFGEKFAKDALIRLIKLGEIAIMAVGAVGFMFDHLSLMLVALFAMGTHSALFGPVKYSILPQALREEELVGGNGLVEMGTFLAILAGTIGAGIMMSSSQYAPIVSTAIIGIAVVGYLASRSIPRAAAASPEMRLNWNIFSQSWATLKLGLGQTPAVSRSIVGNSWFWFVGAIYLTQIPAYAKEWMHGDETVVTLILTVFSVGIALGSMLCEKLSGRKVEIGLVPFGSFGLTVFGLLLWWHSGGIPGSVDGHGWVEILGFGHTWLVLMDILGLGIFGGFYIVPLYALIQSRTPENERARVIAANNILNALFMVVSAIVSIILLSMAQLSIPQLFLVVSLLNIGVNAYIFKIVPEFSMRFMIWLLSHSMYRVEHRNLQLIPDEGAALLVCNHVSFVDALLIGGAVRRPIRFVMYYKIYNLPVLNFIFRTAGTIPIAGRQEDIQIYEKAFTRIARYLKDGELVCIFPEGKLTADGEINEFKGGLTRILEETPVPVIPLALQGLWGSFFSRDPRKGVFRRLWSRVTLVAGPAVTVEAAEPARLQGLVGELRGAVR from the coding sequence ATGAGTCATCCCTCACAGTTCACCTTGCTTCGCACCCGGCGCTTCTTGCCGTTTTTCATCACTCAGTCGCTGGGTGCGTTCAACGACAACATATTCAAGCAGTCGTTGATCCTCGCCATTCTGTACAAGCTGGCGATCGAGGGTGACCGCTCAATCTGGGTCAACCTGTGTGCGCTGCTGTTCATCCTGCCGTTCTTTTTGTTCTCGGCGCTGGCCGGGCAGTTCGGCGAAAAATTCGCCAAGGATGCGCTGATCCGTCTGATCAAACTCGGGGAAATCGCCATCATGGCGGTCGGGGCGGTCGGTTTCATGTTCGATCACCTGTCGCTGATGCTGGTGGCGCTGTTTGCCATGGGCACCCACTCCGCGCTGTTCGGCCCGGTGAAATACTCGATCCTGCCCCAGGCCTTGCGCGAAGAAGAGCTGGTGGGCGGTAACGGCCTGGTGGAGATGGGCACCTTCCTGGCGATCCTCGCCGGAACCATCGGCGCCGGGATCATGATGTCGTCCAGTCAATACGCGCCCATCGTCTCCACGGCGATCATTGGCATTGCGGTCGTCGGTTATCTGGCCAGCCGCAGCATTCCTCGTGCCGCGGCCGCCTCGCCGGAAATGCGCCTGAACTGGAATATTTTCAGTCAATCCTGGGCCACCCTGAAGCTGGGCCTCGGCCAGACTCCGGCAGTGTCGCGATCGATTGTCGGCAACTCATGGTTCTGGTTTGTCGGGGCGATTTATCTGACGCAGATCCCGGCTTACGCCAAGGAGTGGATGCATGGCGACGAAACCGTAGTGACGCTGATTCTCACAGTGTTCTCGGTAGGGATCGCACTCGGCTCGATGCTCTGCGAGAAACTGTCCGGGCGCAAAGTCGAAATCGGCCTGGTGCCGTTCGGTTCGTTCGGCCTGACGGTGTTCGGGTTGCTGTTGTGGTGGCATTCCGGGGGCATTCCGGGCAGCGTCGACGGCCATGGCTGGGTCGAGATCCTTGGTTTCGGTCATACCTGGCTGGTGTTGATGGACATTCTCGGCCTGGGGATCTTTGGTGGCTTCTATATTGTGCCGCTGTATGCGCTGATCCAGTCGCGCACCCCCGAGAACGAGCGGGCGCGGGTGATTGCAGCCAACAACATTCTCAACGCGCTGTTCATGGTGGTCTCGGCGATTGTCTCGATCATATTGCTGAGCATGGCCCAGCTGTCGATCCCGCAGCTGTTCCTGGTGGTGTCGCTGCTAAACATCGGGGTCAACGCCTACATCTTCAAGATTGTCCCCGAGTTCAGCATGCGCTTCATGATCTGGCTGCTGAGCCATTCCATGTACCGCGTGGAGCATCGCAACCTGCAACTGATTCCCGATGAGGGCGCGGCGTTGCTGGTCTGCAATCATGTGTCCTTCGTCGATGCGTTGCTGATCGGTGGTGCGGTGCGTCGGCCAATCCGCTTTGTGATGTACTACAAGATCTACAACCTGCCGGTGCTGAATTTCATCTTTCGCACGGCCGGGACGATTCCGATCGCGGGGCGCCAGGAAGACATCCAGATCTACGAAAAAGCCTTCACGCGCATTGCCCGGTATCTGAAGGACGGTGAGCTGGTGTGCATCTTCCCTGAGGGCAAACTGACCGCCGATGGCGAGATCAATGAGTTCAAGGGCGGGCTGACGCGGATTCTTGAAGAGACACCGGTGCCGGTGATTCCGTTGGCACTGCAGGGATTGTGGGGCAGTTTTTTCAGTCGCGATCCGCGCAAGGGGGTGTTTCGTCGCTTATGGTCGCGAGTGACCCTGGTGGCAGGCCCTGCGGTGACTGTAGAAGCGGCGGAGCCCGCCAGGCTGCAAGGGTTGGTAGGCGAGTTGCGCGGCGCTGTCCGTTAG
- a CDS encoding TDT family transporter produces the protein MTCLNTAPAGFKPFSQLQHPREVIRQFTPNWFAATMGTGVLALALAQWPGASPGVHRIAEALWLFNIVLFLIFTAIYTARWVLFFDEARRIFGHSTVSMFFGTIPMGLATIINGFLVFGLPRWGEGVMPVVEMLWWLDVAMSVACGVLIPYLMFTRQEHSIDQMTAVWLLPVVAAEVAAASGGLLAPHLADAHSQIVVLVTSYVLWAFSLPVAFSILTILLLRMALHKLPHENMAASSWLALGPIGTGALGMLLLGADAPAIFAANGLPGVGEIAAGLGLVAGITLWGFGLWWMLVALLITVRYLRAGIPFNLGWWGFTFPLGVYALTTLKLASVLNLSFFSLFGCVLVAMLVVMWLIVGKRTVQGAWRGELFVSPCITGLKK, from the coding sequence ATGACATGCCTCAATACCGCCCCAGCCGGCTTCAAGCCTTTCAGTCAGCTGCAACACCCGCGCGAAGTAATCCGCCAATTCACCCCGAACTGGTTCGCCGCCACCATGGGTACCGGTGTGCTGGCGTTGGCGCTGGCGCAATGGCCTGGTGCGAGTCCCGGCGTGCACCGGATTGCCGAAGCACTCTGGCTGTTCAATATCGTCCTGTTCTTGATATTTACGGCTATATATACCGCACGTTGGGTGCTGTTTTTCGATGAGGCACGGCGGATTTTCGGGCATTCGACCGTGTCGATGTTCTTCGGCACCATCCCGATGGGCCTGGCGACCATCATTAATGGTTTTCTGGTGTTCGGTCTGCCGCGTTGGGGCGAAGGCGTGATGCCTGTCGTCGAAATGCTGTGGTGGCTGGACGTGGCGATGTCCGTGGCCTGTGGCGTGCTGATCCCGTACCTGATGTTCACTCGCCAGGAACACAGCATCGATCAGATGACGGCAGTATGGTTGTTGCCGGTGGTGGCCGCCGAAGTCGCTGCCGCCAGTGGCGGCCTGTTGGCGCCGCACCTGGCGGATGCCCATTCGCAAATCGTGGTGTTGGTCACCAGCTACGTGCTCTGGGCTTTTTCCCTGCCGGTGGCGTTCAGCATTCTGACCATCCTGCTGTTGCGCATGGCCTTGCATAAACTGCCCCACGAAAACATGGCCGCCTCGAGTTGGCTGGCGCTCGGTCCGATCGGGACCGGTGCGCTGGGCATGTTGTTGCTGGGCGCCGACGCGCCAGCGATCTTCGCCGCCAACGGTTTGCCTGGGGTCGGTGAAATCGCCGCCGGGTTGGGCCTGGTGGCCGGGATCACGCTGTGGGGATTTGGCCTGTGGTGGATGCTGGTCGCGCTGCTGATCACCGTGCGCTACCTGCGCGCCGGGATTCCGTTCAACCTCGGCTGGTGGGGCTTTACCTTTCCCTTGGGCGTGTACGCCCTGACAACCTTGAAGCTGGCCAGCGTGTTGAACCTGTCCTTTTTCAGTCTCTTCGGCTGTGTGCTGGTGGCGATGCTGGTGGTGATGTGGCTGATCGTTGGCAAACGGACGGTGCAGGGGGCATGGAGGGGAGAGCTATTTGTCTCGCCTTGTATCACAGGATTAAAGAAATAA
- a CDS encoding MFS transporter translates to MRYSTSNSPASNRASLWFLAITLLSFLAASTAPTPLYHLYQEHLQFSAATLTVIFGVYAITLLVALLTVGSLSDYLGRKPVIFTAVLLNMLAMLLFINADSVAWLIGARVLQGFATGMATAVLSAALLDTDRQQGPLVNSVAPLLGMAVGAMGCGLLAEFAPLPLQLTYWVLLALFVAQGVYVWRLPETVSPQAGAWGALRPTLHVPIQARSTLWRVLPLNIATWALGGFYASLAPSLVRTATGSDSNLIGGATVAALTLTGALMIFTLRNRPATKALLLGGTLLPAGVAMVLLGVHGASLPLFFLGTLVAGCGFGAGFLGAVRSLVPLALPHERAGLMSAFYVLSYLAFCLPSLLAGGLTRTFGLVATTDGYGAVLIVLSLAALLGLMRQRPASVCSLDVK, encoded by the coding sequence ATGCGCTATTCAACGTCGAACAGTCCTGCTTCCAATCGTGCGAGCCTGTGGTTCCTGGCCATCACCTTACTCAGTTTTCTCGCCGCTTCCACTGCCCCGACGCCCTTGTATCACTTGTATCAGGAACACCTGCAGTTTTCGGCAGCGACCCTGACCGTTATTTTCGGGGTTTACGCCATCACTTTGCTGGTGGCGCTGCTGACGGTGGGTTCGCTTTCGGATTACCTGGGCCGCAAACCGGTGATTTTCACCGCGGTATTGCTGAACATGTTGGCGATGCTGCTGTTTATCAATGCCGACAGCGTGGCGTGGTTGATCGGTGCCCGGGTGCTTCAGGGATTTGCGACGGGGATGGCCACCGCCGTGCTGAGTGCCGCATTGCTGGACACCGACCGTCAACAGGGACCATTGGTCAACAGTGTCGCGCCGCTGCTGGGTATGGCGGTCGGAGCCATGGGCTGTGGGTTGTTGGCTGAGTTTGCCCCGTTGCCATTGCAGTTGACCTATTGGGTGTTGCTGGCGCTGTTTGTGGCACAAGGCGTGTACGTCTGGCGCCTGCCTGAAACCGTCAGTCCACAAGCGGGTGCCTGGGGGGCGCTGCGTCCGACCCTGCATGTACCGATCCAGGCACGTTCCACTTTGTGGCGGGTGTTGCCGCTCAATATCGCGACCTGGGCGCTCGGCGGTTTTTATGCATCGCTGGCCCCTTCGTTGGTGCGCACGGCCACAGGCTCTGACTCGAACCTGATTGGCGGCGCGACGGTGGCGGCATTGACCCTGACCGGTGCGTTGATGATCTTTACCCTGCGCAATCGGCCCGCCACCAAGGCGCTGCTGTTGGGCGGCACGTTGTTGCCAGCGGGTGTCGCAATGGTTTTACTGGGTGTGCACGGTGCCAGCCTGCCCTTGTTTTTCCTCGGCACCCTGGTGGCCGGGTGTGGATTCGGTGCCGGGTTCCTGGGGGCGGTGCGCAGTCTGGTGCCGCTGGCGCTGCCCCATGAGCGGGCCGGTTTGATGTCGGCGTTTTATGTACTCAGTTATCTGGCGTTCTGTTTGCCATCATTGCTGGCGGGTGGCCTGACACGGACGTTTGGCTTGGTGGCAACCACCGACGGTTATGGCGCGGTGTTGATTGTGCTGTCTCTGGCGGCGCTGCTGGGCTTGATGCGTCAGCGGCCAGCCAGCGTCTGTAGCCTTGATGTCAAATGA
- a CDS encoding TetR/AcrR family transcriptional regulator, with protein MAIKEGLRPGGRSARVQESIHSAVRDLLQEQERSTLTVPQIAARAGVTPSTIYRRWGDLSALLADVALARMRPDSEPANTGTLRGDVLAWAEQYLDEMSSQPGRNMLRDVQSSTLPIYCATIIGGQLQAILDRYPDQPKPSVDRLINLVAAPTVFRILFSEAPLEVGELHRLIEIALSQ; from the coding sequence ATGGCTATTAAAGAAGGTTTACGCCCCGGTGGCCGTAGCGCCCGGGTGCAGGAGTCGATTCATTCGGCTGTCCGTGACCTGCTCCAGGAGCAGGAACGCTCTACCCTGACCGTCCCGCAAATCGCCGCCCGCGCGGGGGTCACACCGTCGACCATTTACCGGCGTTGGGGCGACTTGTCGGCATTGCTCGCAGATGTCGCCCTCGCCCGCATGCGCCCCGACAGCGAGCCGGCCAACACTGGCACCCTGCGCGGTGACGTGCTCGCCTGGGCAGAGCAGTATCTGGACGAGATGAGTTCGCAACCCGGTCGCAACATGCTGCGCGATGTGCAAAGCAGCACGCTGCCGATTTATTGCGCAACCATCATTGGCGGGCAGTTGCAGGCGATTCTGGATCGCTATCCCGATCAGCCGAAGCCGAGCGTCGATCGATTGATCAACCTGGTGGCGGCGCCTACGGTGTTTCGTATCCTGTTTTCCGAGGCGCCGCTGGAGGTTGGGGAGTTGCATCGGTTGATCGAGATAGCGTTGAGTCAGTAA
- a CDS encoding PAS domain-containing hybrid sensor histidine kinase/response regulator — MSLSSGLIATVALAYMAILFAIAFYGDRRSAPLPPRVRAWVYSLSLAVYCTSWTFFGAVGQAAEQLWSFLPIYLGPILLLVCAPWVLQKMVMISKQENITSIADFIAARYGKSQALAVVVALICLVGVLPYIALQLKGIVLGVNLLIGAGADATGTRAQDTALVVSLVLALFTIVFGTRNLDATEHHRGMVLAIAFESLVKLFAFLAVGAFVTYGLYDGPDDLFDQAMLAPRLEEYWKETINWPSMVVQTGVAMMAIICLPRQFHVTVVENIDPQDLNVAKWVFPAYLALAALFVVPIALAGQMLLPSSVLPDSFVISLPLAQSHPALALLAFIGGASAATGMVIVASVALSTMVSNDMLLPWLLRRNNAERPFEVFRQWMLSVRRVTIVVILLLAYVSYRLLGSTASLATIGQIAFAAVTQLAPAMLGALYWKQANRRGVFAGLAAGTFLWFYTLILPIAAHGLGLSLSSFPGLTWLHSNPLHLPITPLTQGVVLSLAGNFTLFAWVSVLSRTRVSEHWQAGRFIGQEISARPSSRSMLAVQINDLLQLAARFVGEERARQSFIRFAYRQGKGFNPNQNADGEWIAHTERLLAGVLGASSTRAVVKAAIEGREMQLEDVVRIADEASEVLQFNRALLQGAIENITQGISVVDQSLRLVAWNRRYLELFNYPDGLISVGRPIADIIRYNAERGLCGPGEAEVHVARRLHWMRQGRAHTSERLFPNGRVIELIGNPMPGGGFVMSFTDITAFREAEQALTEANEGLERRVTERTHELSQLNVALTEAKGTAESANQSKTRFLAAVSHDLMQPLNAARLFSAALTHQDDGLSTEAQKLVHHLDTSLRSAEDLISDLLDISRLENGKINKDPKPFALNELFDVLSAEFQALARDQGLKFRVRGSKLRVDSDSKLLRRILQNFLTNAFRYGKGPVLLGVRRRKGELCLEVWDRGPGIPEDKQQVIFEEFKRLDSHQTRAEKGLGLGLAIADGLCRVLGHTLQVRSWPGRGSVFSVSVPLARAQTAMPAKVVELNGKPLSGAQVLCIDNEDSILIGMNSLLTRWGCQVWTARNRDECAALLSDGMRPQLALVDYHLDNGETGTELMAWLRTRLGEPVPGVVISADGRPEMVALVHAVGLDYLAKPVKPAALRALLSRHLPL, encoded by the coding sequence ATGTCGCTGTCCAGCGGGCTGATCGCCACCGTCGCCCTGGCCTATATGGCCATCCTGTTCGCCATCGCCTTCTACGGTGACCGGCGCAGTGCGCCCTTGCCTCCGCGCGTGCGCGCCTGGGTGTACAGCCTGTCGCTGGCGGTCTATTGCACCAGCTGGACCTTCTTCGGCGCCGTGGGCCAGGCCGCCGAACAACTCTGGTCATTCCTGCCGATCTACCTGGGGCCGATCCTGCTGCTGGTCTGCGCGCCGTGGGTCCTGCAAAAAATGGTGATGATCAGCAAGCAGGAAAACATCACTTCCATTGCCGACTTCATCGCCGCGCGCTATGGCAAATCCCAGGCGCTGGCGGTGGTGGTGGCGCTGATCTGCCTGGTCGGTGTGCTGCCCTACATCGCGTTACAGCTCAAGGGCATCGTGCTCGGGGTGAATCTGCTGATCGGCGCGGGTGCGGACGCCACGGGCACTCGCGCCCAGGATACGGCGCTGGTCGTGTCGCTAGTGCTGGCGCTGTTTACCATCGTGTTTGGTACCCGCAACCTCGATGCCACGGAACACCACCGCGGCATGGTACTGGCGATCGCGTTCGAATCCCTGGTCAAGCTCTTCGCGTTTCTCGCGGTCGGCGCCTTCGTGACCTACGGCCTCTACGACGGTCCCGACGACCTGTTCGACCAGGCCATGCTCGCCCCACGCCTGGAAGAATACTGGAAGGAAACCATCAACTGGCCATCGATGGTGGTCCAGACCGGTGTGGCGATGATGGCAATCATCTGCCTGCCCCGACAGTTCCACGTGACCGTGGTGGAAAACATCGATCCACAGGATCTGAACGTGGCCAAATGGGTGTTCCCGGCTTATCTGGCGCTGGCGGCGCTGTTTGTCGTCCCGATCGCCCTCGCCGGTCAGATGCTGCTGCCCAGCTCGGTCTTGCCGGACTCGTTCGTCATCAGCCTGCCCCTGGCGCAGTCTCACCCGGCCCTGGCGTTGCTGGCATTTATCGGGGGCGCCTCGGCGGCGACCGGCATGGTGATCGTCGCCAGCGTGGCGCTGTCGACCATGGTCTCCAACGACATGCTGCTGCCGTGGCTGCTGCGACGCAACAACGCCGAGCGGCCCTTCGAGGTGTTTCGCCAGTGGATGCTCTCGGTACGCCGGGTCACCATCGTGGTCATTTTGCTGCTGGCCTACGTCAGCTATCGCCTGCTGGGCTCGACCGCAAGCCTGGCAACCATCGGCCAGATAGCCTTCGCCGCCGTGACCCAACTGGCCCCGGCCATGCTCGGCGCGCTGTACTGGAAACAGGCCAACCGTCGGGGGGTATTCGCCGGTCTCGCCGCCGGGACGTTCCTCTGGTTCTACACCCTGATTCTGCCGATTGCCGCCCACGGTCTGGGATTATCCTTAAGCAGTTTCCCGGGCCTGACCTGGCTGCACAGCAACCCGCTGCACCTGCCGATCACCCCGCTGACCCAAGGCGTGGTGCTGTCCCTGGCGGGCAACTTCACCCTGTTTGCCTGGGTGTCGGTGCTATCGCGCACCCGGGTGTCGGAACACTGGCAGGCCGGGCGCTTCATCGGCCAGGAAATCAGCGCGCGCCCCAGCTCCCGCTCCATGCTGGCGGTACAGATCAACGATTTGCTGCAATTGGCGGCGCGCTTCGTCGGTGAAGAACGCGCCCGTCAGAGTTTCATCCGTTTCGCCTACCGCCAGGGCAAAGGCTTCAACCCGAACCAGAACGCCGACGGTGAATGGATCGCCCACACCGAGCGTCTGCTGGCCGGTGTGCTCGGCGCATCCTCGACTCGCGCGGTGGTGAAGGCGGCCATCGAAGGTCGGGAAATGCAACTCGAGGATGTCGTGCGGATCGCCGACGAAGCCTCGGAGGTGCTGCAATTCAATCGCGCCCTGCTGCAAGGTGCGATCGAGAACATCACCCAAGGCATCAGCGTGGTCGACCAGTCACTCCGGCTGGTGGCGTGGAACCGGCGCTACCTGGAGTTGTTCAATTACCCGGATGGCTTGATCAGCGTCGGGCGACCGATTGCCGACATCATTCGCTACAACGCCGAACGCGGCCTGTGCGGCCCCGGCGAAGCGGAAGTGCATGTCGCCCGCCGCTTGCACTGGATGCGCCAAGGCCGTGCCCATACTTCGGAAAGATTGTTCCCCAATGGACGGGTGATCGAGCTGATCGGCAACCCGATGCCGGGCGGCGGTTTCGTCATGAGTTTCACCGACATCACCGCGTTCCGCGAGGCCGAACAGGCGCTGACCGAAGCCAACGAAGGCCTGGAACGACGCGTCACCGAACGGACCCATGAATTGTCACAGCTCAACGTGGCCCTGACCGAAGCCAAGGGCACCGCCGAGTCGGCCAACCAATCGAAAACCAGGTTCCTGGCAGCGGTCAGCCATGACTTGATGCAACCGCTGAATGCGGCGCGGCTATTCTCCGCCGCCCTAACGCACCAGGACGACGGCTTGTCCACCGAGGCGCAAAAACTGGTGCATCACCTGGACACCTCTCTGCGCTCGGCCGAGGACTTGATCAGCGACTTGCTGGACATATCCCGCCTGGAAAATGGCAAGATCAACAAGGATCCCAAGCCGTTCGCGCTCAATGAGTTGTTCGATGTCCTCAGTGCCGAGTTCCAGGCACTGGCCCGAGACCAGGGGCTGAAATTCCGGGTCAGGGGCAGCAAGTTGCGGGTCGACAGCGACAGCAAACTGTTGCGGCGGATCTTGCAGAACTTCCTCACCAACGCTTTCCGCTACGGTAAAGGGCCGGTGCTGTTGGGGGTTCGGCGACGCAAGGGCGAATTGTGCCTGGAGGTCTGGGACCGAGGCCCGGGCATTCCCGAAGATAAGCAACAGGTGATTTTCGAGGAATTCAAACGTCTCGATAGTCACCAGACCCGCGCCGAGAAAGGCCTCGGGCTGGGCCTGGCGATTGCTGACGGCTTGTGTCGCGTGTTGGGCCATACCCTGCAGGTTCGCTCCTGGCCCGGTCGCGGCAGCGTGTTCAGCGTCAGCGTGCCGTTGGCCCGGGCGCAAACCGCGATGCCCGCCAAGGTCGTCGAACTCAACGGTAAGCCGCTGAGCGGCGCGCAGGTTTTGTGTATCGATAACGAAGACAGCATCCTGATCGGCATGAACAGCTTGCTGACGCGCTGGGGTTGCCAGGTCTGGACCGCACGCAACCGCGATGAATGCGCGGCGCTGCTCAGTGATGGCATGCGTCCGCAACTGGCGCTGGTGGATTACCACCTGGACAATGGCGAGACCGGGACCGAGCTGATGGCCTGGCTGCGCACCCGATTGGGTGAACCGGTGCCGGGCGTGGTGATCAGTGCCGACGGGCGCCCCGAGATGGTGGCGCTGGTACATGCGGTCGGGCTGGATTATCTGGCCAAGCCAGTGAAACCGGCGGCGTTGCGGGCGTTGTTGAGTCGGCATTTGCCGTTGTAG
- the rmuC gene encoding DNA recombination protein RmuC, which yields MLEERLTTAHLAQDGLNAQLEACRDEIADLSQANTARQADLAAVRREVELLQIERDDARDAAHAWNLERAGKEAELRRLDAQTASLNAELREQQESHQQRLSDLQGSRDELRAQFAELAGKIFDEREQRFAETSQQRLGQLLDPLKERIQSFEKRVEESYQAEARERFSLAKELERLQQLNLRLSDEATNLTRALKGQKTQGNWGELILERVLEHAGLEKGREYQTQVNLKGPDGERFQPDVIIYLPGDKQVVVDSKVSLTAYQQYVAAEDDAIGQIAIKQHVLSLRNHVKGLSGKDYKRLDGLHSLDFVLLFVPIEAAFSAALQAEPTLFQEAFDRNIVIVSPTTLLATLRVIDSLWKQERQSQNAREIAERAGWLYDKFVLFIQDLDEVGNRLQQLDKAYSSARNKLTEGRGNLVSRSEQLKLLGARASKSLPADLLERAMTDVDGLAELPE from the coding sequence CTGCTGGAAGAGCGTCTGACCACGGCTCATCTGGCCCAAGATGGATTGAACGCCCAACTCGAAGCCTGTCGCGATGAAATCGCCGACCTGAGTCAGGCCAACACCGCCCGGCAAGCAGACCTGGCCGCCGTTCGCCGTGAGGTCGAACTGTTGCAGATCGAGCGTGACGATGCTCGCGACGCCGCCCATGCCTGGAACCTCGAGCGTGCCGGCAAAGAAGCCGAGTTACGTCGTCTGGACGCCCAGACCGCTTCGCTCAACGCCGAGCTGCGTGAGCAGCAGGAAAGCCATCAGCAGCGTCTCAGTGACCTGCAAGGCTCGCGAGATGAGCTGCGCGCACAGTTTGCGGAACTGGCCGGCAAAATCTTCGACGAGCGTGAGCAGCGTTTTGCCGAAACCAGTCAGCAGCGTCTGGGGCAGTTGCTGGATCCTTTGAAGGAGCGCATCCAGTCCTTCGAAAAACGCGTCGAGGAAAGTTATCAGGCCGAAGCCCGCGAGCGTTTCTCCCTGGCCAAGGAGCTGGAGCGGCTGCAGCAACTGAACCTGCGCCTGAGCGACGAAGCCACCAACCTGACCCGGGCGTTGAAAGGGCAGAAAACCCAGGGCAACTGGGGCGAATTGATTCTTGAGCGGGTGCTGGAACATGCGGGCCTGGAGAAGGGGCGCGAATACCAGACACAGGTCAATCTCAAGGGCCCGGACGGTGAGCGATTCCAGCCCGACGTGATCATTTATCTGCCAGGCGACAAGCAGGTGGTGGTTGACTCCAAGGTCAGCCTCACGGCCTATCAGCAATACGTGGCGGCCGAAGACGATGCCATCGGCCAAATCGCCATCAAGCAACACGTGCTGTCGCTGCGAAATCACGTCAAAGGCCTGTCCGGCAAGGACTACAAGCGGCTGGACGGTTTGCACAGCCTGGATTTCGTCTTGCTCTTCGTCCCGATCGAAGCGGCGTTTTCCGCCGCGTTGCAGGCTGAGCCGACGCTGTTTCAGGAGGCTTTCGACCGCAATATCGTGATCGTCAGCCCAACGACGCTGCTGGCGACTTTGCGGGTCATTGACAGCCTTTGGAAGCAAGAGCGCCAAAGCCAGAACGCCCGGGAAATTGCCGAGCGCGCGGGGTGGCTGTACGACAAGTTCGTGTTGTTCATTCAGGATCTGGATGAGGTCGGCAATCGCTTGCAACAACTGGACAAGGCCTACAGCTCCGCGCGCAACAAGCTGACCGAAGGGCGCGGCAACCTGGTCAGTCGCAGTGAACAACTCAAATTGCTGGGCGCACGAGCGAGCAAGAGCCTGCCGGCAGATCTGCTGGAGCGGGCGATGACGGATGTGGATGGCTTGGCCGAGTTGCCAGAGTAA